Below is a genomic region from Candidatus Latescibacterota bacterium.
AAAATATCTTGGTAGAAAAGGGAGTCTCACTCTTTCACTTAGGTCTATAGGCAACCTTCCAGCTGAGGAACGTCCTGGAATGGGAAGCCTGATAAACGAGATCAAGGAAAAATTATCCGGGATATATTCCAGACGTATGGAAGAAATATCCGAAAATATCGGAGACCCTGAACCCTTCCCCGGCGATTACGCTTTGCCAGGAAGGAGTTTCCAGGGGGGTGGACTCCATGTGCTGACAAGGGTCACGAGAGATATCAAAGAGATATTTTTCCGGATGGGATATTCTCTGGCTGAAGGCCCTGATGTAGAACTGGATTATTACAATTTTGAGGCTCTGAATTTTCCCGAGGACCATCCGTCTCGTGATTCTCAGGATACTTTTTATGTGAATAGAGACATTCTGCTTCGGACTCAGACTTCTCCTGTACAAGTAAGGTATATGGAAAAGAACGAACCACCCATAAGGATCATATCACCCGGAAGGGTTTACAGGAACGAGACGCCTGATCCCTCTCATGCTGCTGAATTCCATCAGATAGAGGGCTTGTATGTTGACAGGAACGTATCTCTCGCAGACCTTAGAAACGATGTCACCTTCTTTATCCATTCATTTTTTGGCCCGGATGTAAAAGTAAGATTCCGGCCGCATTTCTTTCCGTTCACTGAACCCAGTGCGGAAGTAGATATGGAGTGTTTCAGTTGCAGAGGAGAAGGTTGTTCAATCTGTCAGAAGACAGGGTGGATTGAGATCATGGGAGCGGGTATGGTTCATCCAAATGTATTCAAATTTGCGGGATACGACCCTGATTCTGTTACAGGATTTGCGTTCGGTATGGGTATCGATAGAATAGCAATGCTTAAATATGGCATTGATGATATTCGCAGGTTTCTTGCTAATGATATTCGATTCCTGGGGCAGTTCTGGTCCGGATCATGGGCGGGGGTGGAAGATTGAAAGTCAGTATAAACTGGTTGAAGAAGTATGTCGACATAGAGGAATCACCCGAGATCCTGGCATCCGACCTCACAAT
It encodes:
- the pheS gene encoding phenylalanine--tRNA ligase subunit alpha, coding for MNKKGIDRQTLEELERSAVKELDEASDISALEELRVKYLGRKGSLTLSLRSIGNLPAEERPGMGSLINEIKEKLSGIYSRRMEEISENIGDPEPFPGDYALPGRSFQGGGLHVLTRVTRDIKEIFFRMGYSLAEGPDVELDYYNFEALNFPEDHPSRDSQDTFYVNRDILLRTQTSPVQVRYMEKNEPPIRIISPGRVYRNETPDPSHAAEFHQIEGLYVDRNVSLADLRNDVTFFIHSFFGPDVKVRFRPHFFPFTEPSAEVDMECFSCRGEGCSICQKTGWIEIMGAGMVHPNVFKFAGYDPDSVTGFAFGMGIDRIAMLKYGIDDIRRFLANDIRFLGQFWSGSWAGVED